One window of Robiginitalea biformata HTCC2501 genomic DNA carries:
- a CDS encoding YeeE/YedE family protein, with the protein MDWIYEPWPWYVSGAAIALVMLLLLLTGKNFGMSSNLRTLCTMCGADRSTEFFRFDWATQKWNLLVVIGAVIGGFIAANFMTPDDAVQINPDTVARLQTLGFDSAGAAYLPDELFSMEQFTNPKSMLLLALGGLLVGFGARYAGGCTSGHAISGLSNLQWPSLLAVVGFFAGGMIMIYFLFPLIF; encoded by the coding sequence ATGGACTGGATATATGAACCCTGGCCCTGGTACGTCTCCGGGGCGGCCATCGCACTGGTTATGCTGCTATTGCTCCTTACCGGCAAGAATTTCGGAATGTCCTCGAACCTGCGCACCCTCTGTACGATGTGCGGCGCAGACAGGAGTACGGAGTTTTTTCGCTTTGACTGGGCCACCCAGAAGTGGAACCTGCTGGTGGTGATCGGCGCCGTAATCGGCGGTTTTATCGCCGCCAATTTTATGACCCCGGATGATGCGGTTCAAATTAACCCGGATACGGTAGCCCGGCTGCAGACGCTCGGGTTTGACAGTGCCGGGGCGGCGTACCTCCCCGACGAACTCTTCTCCATGGAACAATTCACCAACCCGAAATCCATGTTGTTGCTTGCCCTGGGCGGGCTACTGGTCGGGTTTGGTGCCCGGTATGCCGGGGGGTGTACTTCCGGGCACGCCATTTCCGGCCTGAGCAACCTGCAATGGCCTTCCCTGTTGGCGGTCGTCGGGTTTTTTGCCGGCGGGATGATCATGATTTATTTCCTGTTCCCCTTAATTTTTTGA
- a CDS encoding YeeE/YedE family protein has product MRSILYILIGIFFGITMFKSEAASWFRIYEMFRFDAFHMYGIIGTAVGLGVLIVWAIKRFDIRSFYGEAIVFPPKDKSFARYAIGGLIFGLGWALAGACPGPIFTLAGAGFLPILVVFLGAMLGTWFYGLLRDKLPH; this is encoded by the coding sequence ATGCGCAGTATCCTCTATATTTTGATCGGTATTTTCTTTGGCATTACGATGTTTAAATCCGAAGCGGCTTCCTGGTTCCGGATTTACGAGATGTTCCGGTTCGACGCCTTCCACATGTACGGCATTATCGGCACGGCTGTCGGCCTCGGGGTCCTGATTGTCTGGGCTATTAAGCGGTTTGATATCCGCTCGTTTTACGGGGAAGCCATCGTTTTCCCTCCCAAGGACAAAAGCTTTGCACGCTACGCGATCGGCGGCCTTATTTTCGGCTTGGGCTGGGCGCTGGCCGGGGCCTGCCCGGGCCCGATTTTTACCCTTGCCGGGGCCGGATTCCTGCCCATCCTGGTGGTATTCCTCGGGGCCATGCTAGGCACCTGGTTTTACGGCCTGCTCCGGGATAAATTGCCCCACTGA
- a CDS encoding helix-turn-helix and ligand-binding sensor domain-containing protein: protein MLILLGCMARGQQLRPSIRNYGVNDYQTASKNWGLDTDSNGELYAANNKGLLHFNGEHWELYRLPNNTVIRSVACVGNRVYTGSYEEFGYWEKNRMGILEYTSLTNLIRDHTFTSEEFWQILPVDGDVWFRSFSSIYRYDGRAIQVLNPPFVVTALTHWNGDLWMAGGHRAIYQIHENTWELVLDDPALQDRVIADLAPFGESMLIGTKLHGCYRFDGTRLTPLPETINGPLREFQLNQIYPLSDGKIAFGTIKNGVYLYDRKSDQLEVFSRQEGMQNNTVHAFAQFADQLWVGLDNGIDRFHLNNYLTFYTDYSGVAGTSYDMAFRDSTLYLGTNTGVYYFEGSALSFVPGSQGHVWDLQDVGDVLLCGHNTGTFLVGKNSFQPVSDYAGGYVMARIPESEDEYMQGTYVGLAKFRQGPDAAWKVDYLEGLQEPIKYLAFEDEHTLWAAHSYRGVYRIVLNENRDSLQTVRRFTGEELPNIYNVRLYRIKNQIILQSNGNWFRYDPILDRLTNFEDFEAFSNSELLYFDDERYWFVGNTGSRVITITDLKEFQVILDDQELRRRLTAESDRIIKRNDSLYYITLRDGFARLNFNAFVGKSRDMDLPVPDFYRIADAQALHPLDSNLTFTNRMGREIEVAVAAPSMPQARYQYELKGPVRQSGITDNGTLVFQNLPYGRYELGVRTIRIGNQRSEAAILEFYVEPPWYLSTWSLILYAMMGVGLIFAVRVYNQRKYNRKRRKLEQELQREQAVHLARLEKEKMSREIKLKQKELARSTMDLARNNEMILELKNMLMANKESFGNRPGYRKVIKKLNNSINNKEDWKRFEVSFKELHEDFFENLLEQFPDLTPKDLRLCAYLKMNLASKEIAPLMGISVRGVEIHRYRLRKKLRLDSSQNMSNYLIKFK, encoded by the coding sequence ATGCTGATACTTTTGGGTTGTATGGCCAGGGGTCAGCAATTGCGTCCTTCCATCCGGAACTACGGGGTGAATGACTACCAGACCGCAAGCAAGAACTGGGGGCTGGACACGGATAGTAATGGCGAACTCTATGCGGCCAACAACAAGGGGCTGCTCCATTTCAACGGGGAGCATTGGGAGCTGTATCGCCTCCCGAACAATACAGTCATCCGGTCAGTGGCCTGTGTTGGAAACAGGGTCTATACCGGGTCGTACGAGGAATTTGGCTATTGGGAGAAGAATCGGATGGGAATTCTGGAATATACCTCCCTAACCAATCTGATCCGGGACCACACCTTTACCAGCGAGGAATTCTGGCAGATCCTGCCCGTAGATGGGGATGTGTGGTTCCGTTCTTTTTCATCGATTTACCGATATGATGGCCGTGCGATCCAGGTGCTGAACCCACCTTTTGTGGTGACGGCCCTTACCCATTGGAACGGAGACTTATGGATGGCCGGGGGCCATCGGGCGATCTACCAGATACATGAGAATACCTGGGAACTGGTCCTGGATGACCCCGCCCTGCAAGACCGGGTGATCGCAGACCTCGCCCCCTTTGGGGAGAGTATGCTTATAGGTACCAAGTTGCACGGATGCTATCGGTTTGACGGGACCCGGTTGACCCCCTTGCCCGAGACGATCAACGGCCCGCTCAGGGAATTCCAGTTAAATCAGATCTACCCGTTGTCCGACGGGAAGATTGCCTTTGGGACCATCAAGAACGGGGTGTATCTGTACGACAGGAAGTCGGATCAACTTGAAGTGTTCAGCCGGCAGGAGGGCATGCAGAACAACACGGTACACGCTTTTGCACAATTCGCCGACCAGTTGTGGGTGGGCCTCGATAATGGGATAGACCGGTTTCACCTGAATAATTATCTCACATTCTATACGGATTATTCAGGGGTAGCCGGAACGTCATACGATATGGCATTTCGCGACAGCACGCTGTATCTGGGAACCAACACGGGGGTCTATTATTTTGAAGGCTCCGCCCTCAGCTTTGTGCCGGGCTCCCAGGGGCACGTCTGGGACCTTCAGGATGTTGGAGATGTCTTACTATGCGGGCATAATACGGGGACTTTTCTCGTTGGCAAGAACTCCTTCCAGCCCGTGTCGGATTATGCCGGAGGATATGTTATGGCGCGGATTCCCGAATCGGAAGACGAATATATGCAGGGCACATACGTAGGCCTGGCTAAATTCCGGCAGGGTCCGGACGCCGCCTGGAAGGTAGACTACCTGGAGGGGCTGCAGGAGCCGATTAAATATCTGGCTTTTGAAGATGAGCACACCCTGTGGGCGGCGCATTCCTATAGAGGGGTGTATCGGATTGTATTAAACGAAAACCGCGACAGCCTGCAGACCGTCCGCAGATTTACCGGGGAGGAATTGCCAAACATTTACAACGTGCGGTTGTACCGTATCAAGAACCAGATCATCCTGCAGAGTAACGGCAATTGGTTTCGCTATGACCCCATCCTGGACCGGCTAACGAATTTTGAGGATTTCGAGGCTTTCAGCAACTCGGAATTGCTCTACTTTGATGATGAGCGATACTGGTTTGTGGGAAATACCGGTTCGCGTGTAATCACCATTACCGACCTCAAGGAATTTCAGGTTATCCTCGACGACCAGGAACTTCGACGGCGGCTGACCGCAGAATCCGACCGCATTATTAAAAGAAATGATAGTCTTTACTACATTACCCTGAGGGATGGTTTTGCCCGGCTGAACTTCAATGCCTTTGTCGGGAAATCGAGAGACATGGACCTGCCGGTTCCCGATTTTTATCGCATTGCGGATGCACAGGCCCTGCATCCGCTCGATTCGAACCTCACTTTTACCAATCGGATGGGCCGGGAAATCGAAGTAGCGGTAGCTGCGCCCTCCATGCCCCAGGCGCGATATCAGTACGAACTCAAGGGGCCTGTTCGCCAAAGTGGTATTACCGATAATGGAACCCTCGTGTTTCAGAACCTCCCATATGGACGCTATGAACTGGGGGTTCGCACCATTCGGATCGGGAATCAGCGGTCCGAAGCGGCAATCCTGGAATTTTATGTGGAACCTCCCTGGTATTTATCCACCTGGAGTCTGATACTATACGCAATGATGGGGGTCGGACTTATTTTTGCCGTACGGGTCTATAACCAGAGAAAGTACAATCGGAAGCGAAGAAAACTCGAACAGGAGCTGCAACGGGAACAGGCGGTCCATCTCGCGCGGTTGGAAAAGGAGAAAATGTCCCGGGAGATCAAGCTGAAGCAAAAAGAACTGGCCAGAAGCACCATGGACCTGGCCCGGAATAATGAAATGATCCTCGAGCTCAAGAATATGCTTATGGCCAATAAGGAGTCCTTTGGCAATCGCCCCGGGTACCGGAAGGTTATCAAGAAGCTGAATAATTCAATTAACAACAAGGAGGATTGGAAGCGCTTTGAGGTAAGTTTCAAGGAATTACACGAGGATTTTTTCGAAAACCTTCTGGAGCAGTTTCCGGATCTGACGCCAAAAGACTTGCGCCTGTGTGCCTATCTTAAGATGAATCTGGCGTCAAAGGAAATAGCGCCGCTGATGGGGATTTCCGTGCGGGGGGTGGAGATTCACCGGTACAGACTACGTAAAAAGCTTCGTTTGGACAGCTCTCAAAACATGTCCAATTACCTCATCAAATTCAAATGA